The genomic DNA GAATCATCGTCTTCTCCTACCCCTTCATTCCCATCACCATGATCAGTGGCCGAGTACTTCAGGGGTTGGGATACGGAATGCCGCTGTTTGTCATCACCTTCCTGAGAGTAATTCTTTTGAGTTTTTCGCTGGCAGTGTTTTTTGTGTTTGTTCTCAACAAAGGAGTGGAATGGGTCTGGATCGCTCAACTCATATCAGTTTTGATATCTGCGTTTATCGCTCTTCTGTGGCTGAGATGGGGGCTCAGGAGGGCTGAAAAGGGTGAAGTGGTTGCTGTGGAAAAACCTGATGAGATGTTAGGCAGTCAACTTCAGGAAGCTTGATGGCCAGGTTGAGTTCCTAAGTGCCAATCGTGATTCCTGCCAAAAGCCTTCAGGATACATACGGGCCGAACAACACATGTTTCGGTTGCGGCCCAAAAAACACCAAGGGATTGCAGATCAAGAGTTTCGTTGAAGGTAACGATGTAGTAGCGGAGTGGACGGCTGAGCTCCACCACGAGGCGTGGCCCGGCATCCTCAATGGCGGCATCATAGGCACCCTTCTTGACTGTCACTCCAATTGGACAGCCGCCTATCACTTGATGAAACAG from Candidatus Neomarinimicrobiota bacterium includes the following:
- a CDS encoding PaaI family thioesterase, with protein sequence MVIPAKSLQDTYGPNNTCFGCGPKNTKGLQIKSFVEGNDVVAEWTAELHHEAWPGILNGGIIGTLLDCHSNWTAAYHLMKQAGSETVPATVTADYSIKLTRPTPTDGSIRLVARVVDATEDRATTEAELLADGEVCATCRGTFVAVKPGHPA